A window of Primulina huaijiensis isolate GDHJ02 chromosome 9, ASM1229523v2, whole genome shotgun sequence contains these coding sequences:
- the LOC140984982 gene encoding probable E3 ubiquitin-protein ligase RHA4A, with protein MEAPQSAFSPPHQYPQAIQLKLYQAFIFSIPILFSIILFLLFYLFYLKRRPSGFSSTSQVLPRTINDVNVTMSSDSDLKNELKNNLCTVLFDDYHKARDPLCCVCLGEFELKEELLQVPSCKHMFHIDCIRHWIQSSSTCPLCRTPVVSDTTRNTALQSHHHHHHQLHDFSVNVMAENHVPDHQQIEGLSPRQIRLQDSIMIEGSSSASSSAVLF; from the exons ATGGAGGCACCCCAATCTGCTTTCAGCCCGCCTCACCAATATCCGCAAGCGATCCAACTTAAGCTTTACCAGGCTTTCATATTCTCAATTCCTATCCTGTTTTCCATCATTCTGTTTCTTCTATTCTACTTGTTCTACCTCAAGAGAAGACCTTCTGGTTTCTCATCTACTTCTCAGGTTCTTCCTAGGACGATCAATGATGTTAACGTAACAATG TCTTCCGATTCGGATTTGAAAAACGAGCTCAAGAACAACCTATGCACAGTCTTGTTTGATGATTATCACAAAGCAAGGGATCCACT GTGCTGCGTGTGCTTGGGAGAATTTGAGCTGAAGGAGGAGCTGCTCCAAGTTCCGTCATGCAAGCACATGTTCCATATTGACTGCATCCGCCATTGGATCCAGTCGAGTTCAACTTGCCCGCTTTGTCGAACTCCTGTTGTATCAGATACTACTAGAAACACCGCTCTTCAAtctcaccaccaccaccaccaccagctACACGATTTTTCGGTCAACGTGATGGCGGAAAACCATGTTCCCGACCACCAACAAATAGAGGGGCTGTCACCACGGCAAATCCGGT